A region from the Camarhynchus parvulus chromosome 23, STF_HiC, whole genome shotgun sequence genome encodes:
- the INPP5B gene encoding type II inositol 1,4,5-trisphosphate 5-phosphatase isoform X3 has translation MSAGGRPRRVVGSEGVKQNGKKAAVSQSCSYDSTDRSSPRQNKVKPEMRTEQVRASRVMASNKASILSEPKFGLRDTIVKSQLLQMQDSYTHIQNYRVFVGTYNVNGQSPTESLQPWLRCDAEPPDIYCVGFQELDLTKEAFFFNDTPKEEEWFKAVTDSLHPDAKYAKVKLVRLVGIMLLLYVKAELALNISEVEVETVGTGIMGRMGNKGGVAIRFKFHNTSVCIVNSHLAAHTEEYERRNQDFKDICSRMQFCQSDPNLPPLTIGKHDVILWLGDLNYRLEELDVAKVKQLVEEKAFPELCQYDQLKRQMKANAAFEGFTEGEISFQPTYKYDAGCDDWDTSEKCRVPAWCDRILWKGQNIAQLSYRSHMALKLSDHKPVSSVFDIGVKVVNEELYRKAFEEIVRSLDKLENANIPSVTLSRREIHFKDVKYMKLQVERFTIRNGQVPCQFEFIIKPDEKTYCKEWLIANPSKGFLLSDAEITVELEVFVNKSTATRLNSGEEKLEDILVLHLVRGKDYFLSVTGNYLPSCFGSPIHTLCYMREPIQDMSAESIRRLTLMPVDMSDDPAQDERPMDIPKELWMMVDHLNRNASQQEDLFQQPGLRSEFEQIRDCLDKGMYDTFLGSNHSVAEALLLFLESLPEPVICCRFYSSCLESASNYSLSCQIIADLPVFHRNVFEYLMAFLRELLKNSGKNHLDANILASVFGGLLLRPSPGHPTPDITEKRKAQQFIHQFLVREEDLP, from the exons TGGTTGGCTCTGAAGGTGTcaaacaaaatgggaaaaaagctGCAGTCAGTCAGAGCTGCAGCTACGACAGCACTGATAGAAGCTCTCCCAG GCAAAACAAAGTCAAGCCTGAAATGAGAACGGAACAGGTTCGGGCCTCCCGTGTCATGGCTTCGAACAAAGCCTCAATCTTATCAGAGCCAAAGTTTGGACTCAGAGACACTATTGTTAAATCTCAGCTTTTACAAATGCAGGACTCCTACACACACATCCAGAACTACAG GGTTTTTGTGGGGACATACAACGTGAATGGGCAGTCACCCACGGagagcctccagccctggctgaggtGTGATGCTGAGCCTCCAGACATTTACTGTGTGGG TTTCCAGGAGCTTGATCTGACTAAAGAAGCCTTCTTTTTCAATGACACACCGAAGGAAGAAGAATGGTTTAAAGCTGTAACTGATAGCCTTCACCCAGATGCCAAATATGCAAAG GTGAAGCTTGTGCGGCTGGTGGGGATCATGCTCCTGTTGTATGTGAAGGCAGAACTCGCCCTGAACATCTCCGAGGTGGAAGTTGAGACTGTGGGGACTGGAATCATGGGGAGGATG GGTAACAAAGGTGGTGTTGCCATCAGGTTTAAATTCCACAACACCAGCGTGTGCATTGTGAACTCTCACCTGGCAGCTCACACGGAGGAATACGAGCGGAGGAACCAGGACTTCAAGGACATCTGCTCTCGGATGCAGTTCTGCCAGTCAGATCCAAATCTGCCCCCTCTCACGATTGGCAAGCACGA TGTCATCCTGTGGCTGGGGGACCTCAACTACCGTCTGGAGGAACTGGATGTGGCAAAAGTGAAGCAGCTTGTAGAGGAGAAAGCATTTCCAGAGCTTTGCCAGTATGACCAG cTGAAGAGGCAAATGAAGGCAAATGCAGCCTTTGAAGGCTTCACAGAAGGAGAGATCTCTTTCCAGCCAACATACAAGTATGATGCTGGCTGTGATGACTGGGACACAAG TGAGAAGTGTCGTGTTCCAGCCTGGTGTGATCGGATACTCTGGAAAGGGCAGAACATTGCCCAGCTGAGCTATCGCAGCCACATGGCTCTGAAGCTCAGTGACCACAAGCCAGTGAGCTCAGTGTTTGACATTGGG GTGAAGGTTGTGAATGAAGAGCTGTACAGAAAAGCCTTTGAGGAAATCGTGCGCTCCCTGGATAAGCTGGAGAATGCCAACATTCCCTCGGTGACACTGTCCCGCAGAGAG ATCCATTTTAAGGATGTCAAATACATGAAGCTGCAGGTAGAGAGGTTTACAATCCGCAATGGCCAAGTGCCCTGCCAGTTCGAATTTATCATCAAACCAGATGAGAAAACCTACTGCAAGGAGTGGCTGATTGCTAACCCCAGCAAGGGTTTCTTGCTCTCAG ATGCTGAGATCACAGTTGAGCTGGAGGTGTTTGTTAATAAATCAACAGCTACTCGCTTGAACTCTGGAGAGGAAAAACTTGAAGATATCTTAGTCTTGCATCTTGTCAGAGGGAAGGATTATTTTCTATCCGTAACAGGCAACTATTTGCCAAGTTGCTTTGGGTCTCCCATCCATACACTGTGTTACATGAGGGAACCAATCCAGGACATGTCAGCAGAATCCATTCGGAGACTT ACCCTGATGCCAGTAGACATGAGTGATGATCCTGCCCAAGATGAAAGGCCCATGGACATCCCAAAAGAGCTGTGGATGATGGTGGATCACTTGAATCGCAACGCTTCCCAGCAG GAGGACCTGTTTCAGCAGCCAGGCCTCAGATCTGAATTTGAGCAAATCCGAGACTGTTTGGACAAGGGAATGTACGATACTTTCT TGGGCAGCAACCACTCAGTGGCAGaggccctgctgctgttcctggagaGCCTCCCTGAGCCTGTCATCTGCTGCAGGTTCtacagctcctgcctggagagcGCCAGCAACTACAGCCTGAGCTGCCAG aTTATCGCTGACCTACCAGTGTTCCacagaaatgtgtttgaatATCTGATGGCATTTCTACGAGAGCTACTGAAGAACTCAGGGAAAAATCATTTGGATGCAAATATTCTTG CCAGCGTGTTCGGTGGGTTGTTACTGCGGCCTTCTCCCGGCCACCCCACGCCCGACATCACCGAGAAGAGGAAAGCTCAGCAATTTATCCACCAGTTCCTCGTCAGGGAAGAGGATTTGCCATGA
- the MTF1 gene encoding metal regulatory transcription factor 1 isoform X2: MGENSPEGNAIYYEGEEDDLAQDENMMRFADKNGLVSSSSGTVYDRTTVLIEQDHSVLEDEEDEGQCGDHLPFLPEGHEEGFHLDHEGMSQGYVQHIISPDQIHLTINPGSTPMPRNIEGATLTLQSECPETKRKEVKRYQCTFEGCPRTYSTAGNLRTHQKTHRGEYTFVCNQEGCGKAFLTSYSLKIHVRVHTKEKPFECDVQGCEKAFNTLYRLKAHQRLHTGKTFNCESEGCSKYFTTHSDLRKHIRTHTGEKPFRCEHDGCGKAFAASHHLKTHVRTHTGEKPFFCPSNGCEKTFSTQYSLKSHMKGHEKGHTYNALPNNNVSEDTSHSLCLSDLSLISTDSELRENSNPTHGQDLSTISPASIFESMFQSPDHTANQDDSQQTASLIEAFNGDADSVAAVPPPAADAASLSLPLVLQLGLPEPAQAALQASAAPAAPSSIAPSSQPAAFGNPATVLQSPEVPVPHSTPFAASHQDFLQHSQPPPQPIVQGLSVVAGAPAPTAPSATEPLPAVVQTVPVGANPVLTSNPTITITPSPSTAILQPSIVMGEQNLQWILNGATGSPQSQEQMPQVPKVVEKVFFTTALPVAGNTGNPVQQIGLSVPVIIIKQEEACQCQCACRDSAKDKATSTVKKECSSPDSKALEQPASRLQPQTFPSSSAPPPCGQSSQIVNPSDSQTETLSAMDVSDFLSLQSPETPSNVIPIEALLQGEEEIGLNSNFSK, encoded by the exons ATGGGCGAGAACAGCCCCGAGGGCAACGCCATCTACTATGAAGGGGAGGAAGACGATTTAGCCCAGGATGAAAATATGATGAGGTTCGCTGACAAAAACGGGCTGGTGTCCTCCTCGTCCGGGACGGTGTATGACAGGACAACTGTGCTCATCGAGCAGGACCACAGCGTgctggaggatgaggaggatgaaggaCAGTGCGGTGACCACTTGCCTTTTTTACCCGAGGGTCACGAAGAAGGATTTCATTTAGATCATGAAGGGATGTCACAGGGTTACGTGCAACACATTATTTCTCCAGATCAGATTCACCTGACAATAAATCCTGGTTCAACTCCCATGCCAAGGAACATCGAAGGAGCAACTCTCACTTTGCAGTCTGAGTGCCCAGAAACCAAGAGGAAGGAA GTGAAGCGCTACCAGTGCACCTTTGAGGGCTGTCCCCGCACCTACAGCACCGCTGGCAACCTGCGCACGCACCAGAAAACACACCGGGGGGAGTACACCTTTGTCTGCAACCAGGAGGGCTGTGGCAAGGCCTTCCTCACCTCCTACAGCCTCAAAATCCACGTCAGGGTGCACACCAAGGAGAAACCCTTCGAGTGCGACGTGCAGGGCTGTGAGAAAGCGTTCAACACACTGTACAG GTTGAAAGCACATCAAAGGCTTCACACAGGGAAAACATTTAACTGTGAATCAGAAGGCTGCAGCAAATACTTCACAACGCACAGTGACCTGAGGAAGCACATCAGAACACACACAGGAGAAAAGCCATTTCG GTGTGAGCATGATGGCTGTGGGAAGGCTTTTGCTGCAAGCCACCACCTCAAAACACATGTTAGAACACATACTG GGGAGAAACCCTTCTTCTGTCCCAGCAATGGTTGTGAGAAGACTTTCAGCACCCAGTACAGTCTCAAGAGTCACATGAAAGGTCATGAGAAGGGACATACCTATAATGCACTTCCCAATAACAATGTGTCTGAG gaTACAAGTCACTCACTTTGTCTGAGTGATTTAAGCCTCATATCAACAGATTCAGAATTGCGGGAGAACTCTAACCCA ACACATGGACAGGACCTCAGCACAATCTCACCAGCAAGCATCTTTGAGTCTATGTTTCAGAGCCCAGACCACACTGCAAATCAGGATGACTCTCAGCAGACAG CTTCGTTGATTGAAGCGTTTAACGGCGACGCAGACTCGGTGGCTGCGGTCCCGCCCCCAGCAGCAGACGCagcctccctgtccctccccctGGTCCTGCAGCTCGGCCTCCCTGAGCCGGCTCAGGCAGCGCTGCAAGCCTcggcagcccctgctgctccctcctccatcGCACCCAGCTCACAGCCAGCTGCGTTTGGGAATCCTGCTACTGTTTTACAATCCCCAGAAGTGCCTGTTCCTCACAGCACACCGTTTGCAGCCAGTCACCAAGacttcctgcagcacagccagcctccGCCGCAGCCCATCGTTCAGGGACTGTCAGTGGTTGCTGGGGCTcctgcccccacagcccccagtgccactgagcccctgccagctgTAGTTCAGACTGTGCCTGTTGGTGCAAACCCTGTTCTGACCAGTAACCCCACTATAACCATTACTCCTTCTCCAAGCACCGCCATTCTGCAGCCCAGCATTGTCATGGGAGAGCAGAACTTACAATGGATCTTAAATGGTGCCACTGGTTCCCCACAAAGCCAAGAACAAATG ccacAAGTTCCAAAAGTAGtagaaaaggtgttttttaCCACTGCATTACCAGTAGCTGGTAACACAG GAAACCCTGTGCAGCAGATTGGTCTCAGCGTTCCTGTTATCATTATCAAGCAGGAGGAGGCCTGCCAGTGCCAGTGTGCCTGCAGAGACTCTGCCAAGGACAAAGCCACCTCCACCGTGAAGAAGGAATGTTCCTCACCTGATTCAAAAGCTTTGGAGCAGCCAGCTTCCCGGCTGCAGCCTCAgacctttccttcctcctctgctcctcctccttgtGGGCAGAGCAGTCAGATAGTTAACCCTTCAGACTCCCAGACTGAAACATTAAGTGCCATGGATGTATCGGACTTCCTGTCCCTCCAAAGCCCTGAAACCCCGTCTAATGTAATTCCAATTGAAGCACTACTGCAGGGTGAGGAAGAAATTGGTTTGAATAGCAACTTCTCTAAGTGA
- the MTF1 gene encoding metal regulatory transcription factor 1 isoform X1 — protein MGENSPEGNAIYYEGEEDDLAQDENMMRFADKNGLVSSSSGTVYDRTTVLIEQDHSVLEDEEDEGQCGDHLPFLPEGHEEGFHLDHEGMSQGYVQHIISPDQIHLTINPGSTPMPRNIEGATLTLQSECPETKRKEVKRYQCTFEGCPRTYSTAGNLRTHQKTHRGEYTFVCNQEGCGKAFLTSYSLKIHVRVHTKEKPFECDVQGCEKAFNTLYRLKAHQRLHTGKTFNCESEGCSKYFTTHSDLRKHIRTHTGEKPFRCEHDGCGKAFAASHHLKTHVRTHTGEKPFFCPSNGCEKTFSTQYSLKSHMKGHEKGHTYNALPNNNVSEDTSHSLCLSDLSLISTDSELRENSNPTHGQDLSTISPASIFESMFQSPDHTANQDDSQQTAASLIEAFNGDADSVAAVPPPAADAASLSLPLVLQLGLPEPAQAALQASAAPAAPSSIAPSSQPAAFGNPATVLQSPEVPVPHSTPFAASHQDFLQHSQPPPQPIVQGLSVVAGAPAPTAPSATEPLPAVVQTVPVGANPVLTSNPTITITPSPSTAILQPSIVMGEQNLQWILNGATGSPQSQEQMPQVPKVVEKVFFTTALPVAGNTGNPVQQIGLSVPVIIIKQEEACQCQCACRDSAKDKATSTVKKECSSPDSKALEQPASRLQPQTFPSSSAPPPCGQSSQIVNPSDSQTETLSAMDVSDFLSLQSPETPSNVIPIEALLQGEEEIGLNSNFSK, from the exons ATGGGCGAGAACAGCCCCGAGGGCAACGCCATCTACTATGAAGGGGAGGAAGACGATTTAGCCCAGGATGAAAATATGATGAGGTTCGCTGACAAAAACGGGCTGGTGTCCTCCTCGTCCGGGACGGTGTATGACAGGACAACTGTGCTCATCGAGCAGGACCACAGCGTgctggaggatgaggaggatgaaggaCAGTGCGGTGACCACTTGCCTTTTTTACCCGAGGGTCACGAAGAAGGATTTCATTTAGATCATGAAGGGATGTCACAGGGTTACGTGCAACACATTATTTCTCCAGATCAGATTCACCTGACAATAAATCCTGGTTCAACTCCCATGCCAAGGAACATCGAAGGAGCAACTCTCACTTTGCAGTCTGAGTGCCCAGAAACCAAGAGGAAGGAA GTGAAGCGCTACCAGTGCACCTTTGAGGGCTGTCCCCGCACCTACAGCACCGCTGGCAACCTGCGCACGCACCAGAAAACACACCGGGGGGAGTACACCTTTGTCTGCAACCAGGAGGGCTGTGGCAAGGCCTTCCTCACCTCCTACAGCCTCAAAATCCACGTCAGGGTGCACACCAAGGAGAAACCCTTCGAGTGCGACGTGCAGGGCTGTGAGAAAGCGTTCAACACACTGTACAG GTTGAAAGCACATCAAAGGCTTCACACAGGGAAAACATTTAACTGTGAATCAGAAGGCTGCAGCAAATACTTCACAACGCACAGTGACCTGAGGAAGCACATCAGAACACACACAGGAGAAAAGCCATTTCG GTGTGAGCATGATGGCTGTGGGAAGGCTTTTGCTGCAAGCCACCACCTCAAAACACATGTTAGAACACATACTG GGGAGAAACCCTTCTTCTGTCCCAGCAATGGTTGTGAGAAGACTTTCAGCACCCAGTACAGTCTCAAGAGTCACATGAAAGGTCATGAGAAGGGACATACCTATAATGCACTTCCCAATAACAATGTGTCTGAG gaTACAAGTCACTCACTTTGTCTGAGTGATTTAAGCCTCATATCAACAGATTCAGAATTGCGGGAGAACTCTAACCCA ACACATGGACAGGACCTCAGCACAATCTCACCAGCAAGCATCTTTGAGTCTATGTTTCAGAGCCCAGACCACACTGCAAATCAGGATGACTCTCAGCAGACAG CAGCTTCGTTGATTGAAGCGTTTAACGGCGACGCAGACTCGGTGGCTGCGGTCCCGCCCCCAGCAGCAGACGCagcctccctgtccctccccctGGTCCTGCAGCTCGGCCTCCCTGAGCCGGCTCAGGCAGCGCTGCAAGCCTcggcagcccctgctgctccctcctccatcGCACCCAGCTCACAGCCAGCTGCGTTTGGGAATCCTGCTACTGTTTTACAATCCCCAGAAGTGCCTGTTCCTCACAGCACACCGTTTGCAGCCAGTCACCAAGacttcctgcagcacagccagcctccGCCGCAGCCCATCGTTCAGGGACTGTCAGTGGTTGCTGGGGCTcctgcccccacagcccccagtgccactgagcccctgccagctgTAGTTCAGACTGTGCCTGTTGGTGCAAACCCTGTTCTGACCAGTAACCCCACTATAACCATTACTCCTTCTCCAAGCACCGCCATTCTGCAGCCCAGCATTGTCATGGGAGAGCAGAACTTACAATGGATCTTAAATGGTGCCACTGGTTCCCCACAAAGCCAAGAACAAATG ccacAAGTTCCAAAAGTAGtagaaaaggtgttttttaCCACTGCATTACCAGTAGCTGGTAACACAG GAAACCCTGTGCAGCAGATTGGTCTCAGCGTTCCTGTTATCATTATCAAGCAGGAGGAGGCCTGCCAGTGCCAGTGTGCCTGCAGAGACTCTGCCAAGGACAAAGCCACCTCCACCGTGAAGAAGGAATGTTCCTCACCTGATTCAAAAGCTTTGGAGCAGCCAGCTTCCCGGCTGCAGCCTCAgacctttccttcctcctctgctcctcctccttgtGGGCAGAGCAGTCAGATAGTTAACCCTTCAGACTCCCAGACTGAAACATTAAGTGCCATGGATGTATCGGACTTCCTGTCCCTCCAAAGCCCTGAAACCCCGTCTAATGTAATTCCAATTGAAGCACTACTGCAGGGTGAGGAAGAAATTGGTTTGAATAGCAACTTCTCTAAGTGA
- the INPP5B gene encoding type II inositol 1,4,5-trisphosphate 5-phosphatase isoform X2 translates to MSAGGRPRREVVGSEGVKQNGKKAAVSQSCSYDSTDRSSPRQNKVKPEMRTEQVRASRVMASNKASILSEPKFGLRDTIVKSQLLQMQDSYTHIQNYRVFVGTYNVNGQSPTESLQPWLRCDAEPPDIYCVGFQELDLTKEAFFFNDTPKEEEWFKAVTDSLHPDAKYAKVKLVRLVGIMLLLYVKAELALNISEVEVETVGTGIMGRMGNKGGVAIRFKFHNTSVCIVNSHLAAHTEEYERRNQDFKDICSRMQFCQSDPNLPPLTIGKHDVILWLGDLNYRLEELDVAKVKQLVEEKAFPELCQYDQLKRQMKANAAFEGFTEGEISFQPTYKYDAGCDDWDTSEKCRVPAWCDRILWKGQNIAQLSYRSHMALKLSDHKPVSSVFDIGVKVVNEELYRKAFEEIVRSLDKLENANIPSVTLSRREIHFKDVKYMKLQVERFTIRNGQVPCQFEFIIKPDEKTYCKEWLIANPSKGFLLSDAEITVELEVFVNKSTATRLNSGEEKLEDILVLHLVRGKDYFLSVTGNYLPSCFGSPIHTLCYMREPIQDMSAESIRRLTLMPVDMSDDPAQDERPMDIPKELWMMVDHLNRNASQQEDLFQQPGLRSEFEQIRDCLDKGMYDTFLGSNHSVAEALLLFLESLPEPVICCRFYSSCLESASNYSLSCQIIADLPVFHRNVFEYLMAFLRELLKNSGKNHLDANILASVFGGLLLRPSPGHPTPDITEKRKAQQFIHQFLVREEDLP, encoded by the exons aaGTGGTTGGCTCTGAAGGTGTcaaacaaaatgggaaaaaagctGCAGTCAGTCAGAGCTGCAGCTACGACAGCACTGATAGAAGCTCTCCCAG GCAAAACAAAGTCAAGCCTGAAATGAGAACGGAACAGGTTCGGGCCTCCCGTGTCATGGCTTCGAACAAAGCCTCAATCTTATCAGAGCCAAAGTTTGGACTCAGAGACACTATTGTTAAATCTCAGCTTTTACAAATGCAGGACTCCTACACACACATCCAGAACTACAG GGTTTTTGTGGGGACATACAACGTGAATGGGCAGTCACCCACGGagagcctccagccctggctgaggtGTGATGCTGAGCCTCCAGACATTTACTGTGTGGG TTTCCAGGAGCTTGATCTGACTAAAGAAGCCTTCTTTTTCAATGACACACCGAAGGAAGAAGAATGGTTTAAAGCTGTAACTGATAGCCTTCACCCAGATGCCAAATATGCAAAG GTGAAGCTTGTGCGGCTGGTGGGGATCATGCTCCTGTTGTATGTGAAGGCAGAACTCGCCCTGAACATCTCCGAGGTGGAAGTTGAGACTGTGGGGACTGGAATCATGGGGAGGATG GGTAACAAAGGTGGTGTTGCCATCAGGTTTAAATTCCACAACACCAGCGTGTGCATTGTGAACTCTCACCTGGCAGCTCACACGGAGGAATACGAGCGGAGGAACCAGGACTTCAAGGACATCTGCTCTCGGATGCAGTTCTGCCAGTCAGATCCAAATCTGCCCCCTCTCACGATTGGCAAGCACGA TGTCATCCTGTGGCTGGGGGACCTCAACTACCGTCTGGAGGAACTGGATGTGGCAAAAGTGAAGCAGCTTGTAGAGGAGAAAGCATTTCCAGAGCTTTGCCAGTATGACCAG cTGAAGAGGCAAATGAAGGCAAATGCAGCCTTTGAAGGCTTCACAGAAGGAGAGATCTCTTTCCAGCCAACATACAAGTATGATGCTGGCTGTGATGACTGGGACACAAG TGAGAAGTGTCGTGTTCCAGCCTGGTGTGATCGGATACTCTGGAAAGGGCAGAACATTGCCCAGCTGAGCTATCGCAGCCACATGGCTCTGAAGCTCAGTGACCACAAGCCAGTGAGCTCAGTGTTTGACATTGGG GTGAAGGTTGTGAATGAAGAGCTGTACAGAAAAGCCTTTGAGGAAATCGTGCGCTCCCTGGATAAGCTGGAGAATGCCAACATTCCCTCGGTGACACTGTCCCGCAGAGAG ATCCATTTTAAGGATGTCAAATACATGAAGCTGCAGGTAGAGAGGTTTACAATCCGCAATGGCCAAGTGCCCTGCCAGTTCGAATTTATCATCAAACCAGATGAGAAAACCTACTGCAAGGAGTGGCTGATTGCTAACCCCAGCAAGGGTTTCTTGCTCTCAG ATGCTGAGATCACAGTTGAGCTGGAGGTGTTTGTTAATAAATCAACAGCTACTCGCTTGAACTCTGGAGAGGAAAAACTTGAAGATATCTTAGTCTTGCATCTTGTCAGAGGGAAGGATTATTTTCTATCCGTAACAGGCAACTATTTGCCAAGTTGCTTTGGGTCTCCCATCCATACACTGTGTTACATGAGGGAACCAATCCAGGACATGTCAGCAGAATCCATTCGGAGACTT ACCCTGATGCCAGTAGACATGAGTGATGATCCTGCCCAAGATGAAAGGCCCATGGACATCCCAAAAGAGCTGTGGATGATGGTGGATCACTTGAATCGCAACGCTTCCCAGCAG GAGGACCTGTTTCAGCAGCCAGGCCTCAGATCTGAATTTGAGCAAATCCGAGACTGTTTGGACAAGGGAATGTACGATACTTTCT TGGGCAGCAACCACTCAGTGGCAGaggccctgctgctgttcctggagaGCCTCCCTGAGCCTGTCATCTGCTGCAGGTTCtacagctcctgcctggagagcGCCAGCAACTACAGCCTGAGCTGCCAG aTTATCGCTGACCTACCAGTGTTCCacagaaatgtgtttgaatATCTGATGGCATTTCTACGAGAGCTACTGAAGAACTCAGGGAAAAATCATTTGGATGCAAATATTCTTG CCAGCGTGTTCGGTGGGTTGTTACTGCGGCCTTCTCCCGGCCACCCCACGCCCGACATCACCGAGAAGAGGAAAGCTCAGCAATTTATCCACCAGTTCCTCGTCAGGGAAGAGGATTTGCCATGA